The nucleotide sequence CATCTACGACCGCGGGCGCGTCTTCGCCCTCGACAATCGGTGCCCGCACATGGGCTTTCCGCTCGAGCGCGGCAGCGTCGAGGACGGCATCTTGACCTGTCACTGGCACCACGCTCGCTTCGATCTCGAAAGCGGCTGCACCTTCGATCTGTGGGCGGACGACGTGCCGATCTGCCCGATCGAGGTGCGCGATGGTGACGTCTGGGTGAAGACCACTCAGGCCGATCCCGCTGCGCACTGGCATCAGCGGCTTGCAAATGGCCTCGCCCACGACCTCAGCCTCGTCATTGCCAAGGCGGTGCATGGTCAGCTCGCGGCCGGCGTACCGCAGGGCGAAATCGTCCGGCAGGTGGCGCTGTTCGGGGCGCAAAACCGCGACGGCTGGGGCGTCGGACTTACGATCCTCACGGCACTCGCCAATCTCCTGCCTGTGCTGCCGGAGGAGGAAGCCTATCTCGCTCTGTTCCAGGGCGCACGCCGCGTGGCAGCGGACTGTGACGGCGAGGCGCCGCGGCGGGAGCGCGCGCCGCTCGGCAGCCGACCGGATCCGGCCGCGCTCAAGCGCTGGCTGCGGCGCTGGACCAATGTGCGCCATCGCGAGGCGGCCGAGCGCACCCTGCTCACGGCGATTGCGGCCGGCTTCTCCCCGGCTGAATTCGCTGATGCCCTGTTCGCTGCCGCGACCGACCGCGCGTTCGCCGACACCGGCCACTCGCTCGACTTCGTCAACAAGGCCTTCGAGTGCCTCGACCTCGTCGGCTGGCAACACGCGGCGGCCCTGCTGCCGACTGTCGTCGGTCAGATGGTGGCAGCCCGTGGTGCCGAGGAATCGACGGCCTGGCGCCAGCCCGTTGACCTTGTTGCGTTGTGCGAGGAATCAGGCAGCGAACTGGCGGACCTGTTCGCGGCCGGACGCGGCGCGCGTGACTGGTCGGGCCACGCTGCACTGGCGCAAGAGCTGCTCGGTGACGATCCGGCCAGGATCGTTGCCGCTCTCAAGAGGGCGATCCGCGCCGGTGGCGCTCCGGCCGACCTTGGCCAATCCCTCGCGTACGCGGCCGCGCTGAGGGTGGCGCGCTTCGGCAATGCCAACGAGCACGCCGACTGGGAGACGGCGCACCACGTCTTCACCTACGCCAACGCAGTCCACCAGATGCTGACGCGGATCGGGACCGCCAGCATCGACACTCACGTCACGGCCGTCCGCGGCGTCTTGCACGGAGCGATGGCGCTCTACCTTGCTCGATATCTCAATGTGCCGCCGGCGCGCATCCCGGGCGACGGCGGCGAGCAGCTCAATGATCTGCCCGCGGATCCGAAGACGATCGGTGCCGCCTTGCTCGACGCCTTCGACCGGCAGCGACAGGTCG is from Bradyrhizobium sp. ISRA430 and encodes:
- a CDS encoding Rieske (2Fe-2S) protein codes for the protein MDAPGKEFALAGSLEELKIEGRLVVRGGHRPILVIYDRGRVFALDNRCPHMGFPLERGSVEDGILTCHWHHARFDLESGCTFDLWADDVPICPIEVRDGDVWVKTTQADPAAHWHQRLANGLAHDLSLVIAKAVHGQLAAGVPQGEIVRQVALFGAQNRDGWGVGLTILTALANLLPVLPEEEAYLALFQGARRVAADCDGEAPRRERAPLGSRPDPAALKRWLRRWTNVRHREAAERTLLTAIAAGFSPAEFADALFAAATDRAFADTGHSLDFVNKAFECLDLVGWQHAAALLPTVVGQMVAARGAEESTAWRQPVDLVALCEESGSELADLFAAGRGARDWSGHAALAQELLGDDPARIVAALKRAIRAGGAPADLGQSLAYAAALRVARFGNANEHADWETAHHVFTYANAVHQMLTRIGTASIDTHVTAVRGVLHGAMALYLARYLNVPPARIPGDGGEQLNDLPADPKTIGAALLDAFDRQRQVDLAARLVARHLTLGHSPQPLIAALARAVLREDAGFHAYQMLEAGARQFGAWGDVDAGRHILIAVARYLAAHSPTERAFLQTADIARRLMRGGELHQEAGLS